Proteins found in one Zea mays cultivar B73 chromosome 1, Zm-B73-REFERENCE-NAM-5.0, whole genome shotgun sequence genomic segment:
- the LOC100284547 gene encoding Probable carbohydrate esterase At4g34215 precursor, protein MAQMLLLLLLPPPFLLLAAPTVPAEAAATASTPTLVFLLAGQSNMGGRGGATNGTWDGVVPPACAPSPRILRLSPSLRWEEAREPLHAGIDLHNVLGVGPGMPFAHALLRSWRRSGRRPAVVGLIPCAQGATPIASWSRGTPLYDRMLARARAAVARGPATRLAALLWYQGEADTIRRQDADAYTPRMEALVRDVRRDLGMPDLLVIQVGLATGQGRFVDIVREAQRRVSLRNVRYVDAKGLPVANDYTHLTTPAQVKLGNMLAAAYMAATHTH, encoded by the coding sequence ATGGCGCagatgctcctcctcctcctcctgccgCCGCCTTTCCTCCTCCTTGCCGCACCCACAGTGCCAGCGGAGGCAGCAGCCACCGCCTCCACTCCGACGCTCGTGTTCCTCCTGGCCGGGCAGTCCAACATGGGCGGCCGCGGCGGCGCCACCAACGGCACCTGGGACGGCGTGGTGCCGCCCGCGTGCGCGCCTTCCCCGCGCATCCTCCGCCTCTCCCCGTCCCTGCGCTGGGAGGAGGCCCGGGAGCCGCTGCACGCCGGCATTGACCTGCACAACGTGCTCGGCGTGGGCCCCGGGATGCCCTTCGCGCACGCGCTCCTCCGCTCCTGGCGCCGCTCCGGCCGCCGCCCCGCCGTCGTGGGGCTGATCCCCTGCGCGCAGGGCGCCACGCCCATCGCCAGCTGGTCCCGCGGCACGCCGCTGTACGACCGCATGCTCGCGCGCGCAAGGGCCGCCGTCGCCCGCGGGCCCGCCACCAGGCTGGCCGCGCTGCTCTGGTACCAGGGCGAGGCCGACACCATCAGGCGCCAGGACGCCGACGCCTACACGCCCCGCATGGAGGCCTTGGTCCGCGACGTCCGCCGGGACCTGGGCATGCCGGACCTGCTGGTCATCCAGGTGGGGCTGGCCACGGGGCAGGGCAGGTTTGTGGACATCGTCAGGGAGGCGCAGAGGAGGGTCAGCCTCCGCAACGTCAGGTACGTGGACGCCAAGGGCCTGCCCGTCGCCAACGACTACACGCATCTGACCACGCCGGCGCAGGTCAAGCTCGGCAACATGCTCGCCGCCGCCTACATGGCAGCGACACACACGCACTGA
- the LOC118476196 gene encoding uncharacterized protein: MLEDHNTLLYPDCKQGHKKLRTTLELLQWKVTNGISDKAFNEILSLIKKFLPEGNKLPASTYEAKEVVCPVGLEVQKIHACLNDCILYHGEVNEKLEVCQVCKASRYKIRRADTLDGEVEPHRKRIPAKVMWYFPIIPRLKRLFRNKEHAKMMRWHKEERKVDGMLRHPANGSQWRKVDRTFPDFAEDARNVRFGLSTDGMNPFGEQSSGHSTWPVTLCMYNLPPWLCLKRKFIMMPCLIQGPKQPGNNIDVYLQPLVDELLQLWSKGVRMWDEHKKEAFDLRAMLFVTINDWPGLSNLSGQSNKGFRACTHCLDETDSLYLRHCRKVVYMGHH; encoded by the coding sequence ATGTTAGAGGACCACAATACTTTATTATACCCAGATTGTAAACAGGGCCACAAAAAGTTACGTACCACCTTGGAATTGTTGCAGTGGAAAGTAACAAATGGTATTAGTGACAAGGCTTTCAATGAGATATTAAGTCTAATAAAGAAGTTTCTTCCAGAGGGGAACAAATTGCCAGCATCAACATATGAAGCCAAAGAGGTTGTTTGCCCTGTCGGTTTGGAAGTACAGAAGATACATGCATGCCTTAATGACTGTATACTATATCATGGTGAGGTGAACGAGAAATTAGAAGTTTGCCAGGTTTGCAAGGCATCAAGATATAAGATAAGGCGTGCCGACACTCTTGATGGTGAGGTCGAACCCCATAGGAAAAGAATACCAGCTAAAGTCATGTGGTACTTCCCTATAATTCCAAGATTGAAGCGTTTATTTCGTAACAAAGAGCACGccaaaatgatgaggtggcacaaGGAAGAGCGTAAGGTGGATGGTATGTTGAGACATCCAGCCAATGGTTCGCAATGGCGTAAAGTTGATAGAACATTCCCAGACTTTGCAGAGGATGCGAGAAATGTAAGGTTTGGTTTAAGCACCGATGGCATGAACCCTTTCGGTGAGCAGAGCAGCGGCCATAGCACTTGGCCTGTCACTTTATGCATGTACAACCTGCCTCCCTGGCTATGTTTAAAGCGAAAGTTCATTATGATGCCATGTCTTATTCAAGGGCCAAAGCAACCTGGTAACAACATCGATGTATACCTACAACCATTAGTGGATGAGTTGTTGCAGCTGTGGTCCAAAGGTGTACGCATGTGGGACGAGCACAAGAAGGAGGCTTTTGACCTACGTGCTATGTTATTCGTAACCATCAACGACTGGCCTGGACTCTCAAATCTGTCAGGACAATCCAATAAGGGATTTAGGGCATGCACACATTGCTTAGATGAGACTGATAGCTTGTATTTACGTCATTGTAGAAAAGTTGTTTATATGGGGCATCATTGA